From one Candidatus Omnitrophota bacterium genomic stretch:
- a CDS encoding homoserine dehydrogenase: MKPVKIGLIGLGTIGSGVYDAVLSNGGIIQERTGVSLQIKGVCDKDQKALDGIDRGKVEVVTSNADELLNDEQIDIIVELIGGVHPAKDIVMKAIRNKKHVVTANKALLSEHWKEILTTAGESRVFVSFEASVGGGIPIIRTLKESLAANNISTIYGILNGTTNFILSRMVNTECSFEEALKVAQEKGIAEKDPELDISGKDSAHKLAILALLGFGLDVRPEDVYTEGITDIAPQDLKNAMKWGYGVKLLAIAKDTPEGVQLRVHPTLLPLSHLLSDVRGEDNAIFVKGDLLGESLLFGKGAGRKPTSSSVMGDIIGIARHLSYFGRDNSEPFALDYASGKKKVKAMDELAISYYLRFSVIDKPGVLAGISSVLAEHQISIASVSQEERNQGETVPVIIQTHRAEEGRMKKAISKINGMDFVTDRTVVIRIEE, from the coding sequence ATGAAGCCTGTTAAGATAGGCCTGATCGGCCTGGGAACCATAGGAAGCGGCGTGTACGACGCCGTTCTTTCCAACGGAGGGATAATTCAGGAAAGGACCGGCGTTTCCCTGCAGATAAAAGGCGTATGCGACAAGGATCAAAAAGCGCTCGATGGTATAGACCGGGGCAAGGTCGAGGTAGTCACTTCAAATGCGGACGAACTTTTAAATGACGAGCAGATAGATATCATCGTTGAGCTTATAGGCGGGGTTCATCCGGCCAAGGATATTGTCATGAAAGCTATCCGGAACAAAAAGCACGTAGTTACCGCCAATAAGGCCCTTCTTTCGGAACACTGGAAAGAGATATTGACCACTGCCGGGGAGAGCAGGGTCTTCGTCAGTTTCGAGGCCAGTGTAGGTGGAGGCATACCCATCATCAGGACCCTTAAAGAAAGTCTCGCGGCCAACAATATCAGTACCATTTACGGTATACTTAACGGGACCACTAATTTCATACTCAGCCGTATGGTGAATACCGAATGCTCTTTCGAAGAGGCGCTGAAGGTTGCCCAGGAGAAGGGAATAGCCGAGAAGGATCCCGAACTTGATATAAGCGGCAAAGACTCGGCTCATAAGCTGGCCATTCTGGCGCTTCTGGGCTTTGGTCTTGATGTAAGACCCGAGGACGTGTATACCGAGGGGATAACTGATATAGCTCCGCAGGACCTTAAGAACGCTATGAAATGGGGTTACGGGGTTAAACTTCTGGCTATTGCCAAGGACACTCCTGAAGGTGTGCAGTTAAGGGTTCATCCAACTCTGCTTCCTCTGTCACATTTACTTTCGGATGTCAGGGGGGAAGACAACGCTATTTTTGTAAAAGGCGACCTTCTGGGAGAATCGCTTTTGTTCGGTAAAGGCGCGGGACGTAAACCTACTTCAAGTTCGGTAATGGGAGATATTATCGGCATAGCAAGACATTTGTCTTACTTTGGCAGGGATAACAGTGAACCCTTCGCGCTGGACTATGCTTCGGGCAAAAAGAAGGTCAAAGCCATGGATGAACTGGCCATATCGTACTATCTGCGCTTTTCCGTGATCGATAAGCCGGGCGTGCTGGCCGGTATATCCAGTGTCCTTGCCGAGCATCAGATCAGCATCGCTAGTGTATCTCAGGAAGAGAGGAATCAGGGAGAGACGGTCCCAGTCATCATACAGACCCACAGGGCTGAAGAAGGCCGCATGAAGAAGGCCATATCCAAAATCAACGGCATGGATTTCGTTACGGATAGAACAGTGGTCATCCGTATTGAAGAATAG